In Cycloclasticus sp., a single genomic region encodes these proteins:
- the mraY gene encoding phospho-N-acetylmuramoyl-pentapeptide-transferase, which produces MLLILAEWLSNYHSGFRVFQYLTMRSILGTLTALFIAFLVGPTMIRRLTFHKIGQAIRDDGPETHFQKAGTPTMGGTLILVAVGLSTLLWADLTNRYVWVVLLVTLLTGVVGFIDDYKKVALQDPKGLSAGKKYLGLSVIALAAAVFLYCTATSPLETTLFVPFFKDVSIQLGWFFIPLTYFVIVGTSNAVNLTDGLDGLAIMPTVLVAGALGIFAYLSGNVQFAQYLAIPNLQGTGELVVFSGAIVGAGLGFLWFNAYPAMVFMGDVGALALGAALGILAVLVRQELVLVIMGGVFVMETVSVILQVASYKLTGKRIFRMAPIHHHFELKGWPEPRIIVRFWIITVILVLIGLSTLKLR; this is translated from the coding sequence ATGTTGCTAATACTCGCAGAGTGGTTGTCTAACTATCACAGCGGCTTTAGGGTTTTTCAATACCTGACCATGCGCTCAATTTTAGGTACATTAACGGCGTTATTCATTGCCTTTCTCGTGGGGCCGACCATGATACGTCGCCTTACCTTTCATAAAATTGGTCAAGCGATTCGTGACGATGGCCCAGAAACACACTTTCAAAAGGCAGGCACGCCAACGATGGGCGGCACACTGATTTTGGTGGCGGTGGGTCTCAGCACTTTATTATGGGCTGACCTCACTAACCGTTACGTTTGGGTGGTACTGCTGGTTACGTTGTTAACGGGCGTTGTTGGTTTTATTGATGATTATAAAAAAGTAGCGTTGCAAGACCCAAAAGGTTTATCGGCAGGTAAGAAATATTTAGGACTGTCGGTGATTGCGTTGGCGGCGGCGGTATTTTTGTATTGCACAGCGACCTCACCGCTAGAGACAACGCTGTTTGTACCGTTTTTCAAAGACGTGAGTATCCAGTTGGGCTGGTTTTTTATTCCGCTAACCTACTTTGTTATCGTTGGTACGAGTAATGCGGTCAATTTAACCGATGGCTTGGACGGTTTAGCGATCATGCCGACGGTGTTAGTAGCGGGAGCCTTAGGTATCTTTGCTTACTTATCAGGTAATGTGCAATTTGCTCAATATTTGGCGATTCCAAACTTACAAGGCACGGGTGAGTTGGTCGTGTTTTCTGGGGCAATCGTCGGCGCAGGCCTTGGTTTTTTATGGTTCAACGCCTATCCAGCGATGGTTTTTATGGGCGATGTGGGTGCCTTAGCTTTAGGTGCGGCCTTGGGTATATTGGCTGTGTTGGTGCGTCAAGAATTGGTGCTGGTGATTATGGGTGGTGTTTTCGTGATGGAAACAGTATCGGTTATTTTGCAGGTAGCATCCTATAAATTGACGGGTAAGCGGATTTTTAGAATGGCACCGATTCACCACCACTTCGAATTAAAGGGCTGGCCTGAACCTAGGATTATCGTACGTTTTTGGATCATTACCGTTATTTTGGTCCTCATCGGCCTATCAACTTTGAAACTAAGATGA